One window from the genome of Osmerus mordax isolate fOsmMor3 chromosome 19, fOsmMor3.pri, whole genome shotgun sequence encodes:
- the LOC136963497 gene encoding LOW QUALITY PROTEIN: piggyBac transposable element-derived protein 4-like (The sequence of the model RefSeq protein was modified relative to this genomic sequence to represent the inferred CDS: inserted 1 base in 1 codon), whose translation MARDFSALQVLQQMFANIEQSESEEEAEDVSEEDGEECTENVAEEEEEEEDGQEYAEHVSEEEDGQEYDAVNHDDDAATAADQAPHIDKDTLLSKNGQIEWCSTAYRRNPRLLSQRDSTERTPRGPTAYAVSHAQDIVSAFLLFVTPQIERVILDVTNREGYLKRGEEWKAMDTTDLRAYIGLLILAGVYKSQGEAAASLWDAQSGRAIFRATMQLKLFYTYSTSIRFDDRGTRVARRATDKLAAIREVWDMWVERLPRLYDPGPEVTMDEQLLAFRGQCPFKQYMPSKPAKYGIKSWVACDAKSSYAWKMQVYTGKQMDGVPERNQGMRVFLVVTEGLNDRNVELGRELMATRNMTVVGTVRKNRAELPSELLTTKTRWVLSSQFAFTPTTTLVSYLTRHTDAEISDRNDGKPTIVLDYXLNKGGVDNLDKVITAYSCKRKTARWPLVIFSNIVDVSSYNAFVIWREVNPNWMPRKRNKRRFFLKQLGRALVTPLIERRRCLPRTGAAAAVVKDLRMASCRDPPPQWRPGEDGTAATAAAAAAAASSSAGPTSPVPASKRKRCQVCPVKKDRKTFTVCRGCKRPVCKSCSHVYCPTCPTELGFGQGEVPVDPGRPAGVCAED comes from the exons ATGGCTCGGGATTTCAGTGCGCTGCAAGTTCTACAGCAGATGTTTGCCAATATTGAGCAAAGTGAGTCTGAAGAGGAGGCCGaggatgtgtcagaagaagacggGGAAGAGTGTACAGAGAATGtggcagaagaggaggaagaagaagaagacgggcAAGAGTACGCGGAGcatgtgtcagaagaggaagacGGGCAAGAGTACGACGCAGTCAACCACGACGACGACGCTGCCACCGCCGCTGACCAAGCCCCTCACATCGACAAAGATACTTTGTTGTCGAAAAACGGCCAAATTGAATGGTGTTCGACTGCGTATCGGAGGAATCCGAGGCTGCTGTCGCAACGTGACAGTACGGAGAGGACCCCCAGAGGACCCACAGCTTACGCCGTTTCCCACGCTCAAGACATCGTCTCCGCATTTTTACTCTTTGTCACGCCACAAATCGAAAGAGTAATCTTGGACGTGACAAATCGGGAAGGTTATCTGAAACgcggagaggagtggaaagccATGGACACCACTGACCTACGTGCCTACATAGGGCTGCTAATCCTGGCAGGGGTGTACAAGTCCCAAGGCGAAGCGGCCGCCAGTCTATGGGACGCGCAAAGCGGCAGAGCGATTTTCCGCGCTACCATGCAGTTGAAACTCTTCTACACCTATTCGACGTCGATACGATTTGACGACCGTGGGACACGAGTGGCGAGACGCGCGACGGACAAGTTGGCGGCGATAAGAGAGGTCTGGGATATGTGGGTAGAGAGATTACCACGCCTCTACGACCCAGGGCCCGAAGTGACCATGGATGAACAACTGCTCGCGTTCAGAGGACAGTGTCCTTTCAAGCAGTACATGCCAAGCAAACCGGCGAAATACGGCATCAAGTCGTGGGTCGCGTGTGATGCAAAATCAAGCTACGCTTGGAAGATGCAAGTCTACACCGGGAAGCAGATGGACGGAGTCCCGGAGAGGAACCAGGGGATGCGCGTCTTTCTCGTTGTGACAGAGGGCCTGAACGATCGCAATGTCGAACTCGGACGAGAGCTCATGGCGACGAGAAACATGACCGTGGTTGGCACCGTGCGAAAGAACAGGGCCGAGCTCCCGTCCGAGCTGCTGACGACGAAGACGCGATGGGTGCTGTCGTCGCAGTTCGCCTTCACTCCCACCACCACTCTGGTTTCCTACCTCACACGCCACACAGACGCTGAAATCAGTGACAGAAACGACGGCAAACCGACCATCGTCCTAGATT TTTTGAACAAAGGAGGAGTCGACAATCTGGATAAGGTCATCACGGCCTACAGCTGTAAAAGGAAGACGGCCCGCTGGCCCCTCGTCATCTTCAGCAACATCGTTGACGTCTCCTCCTACAACGCCTTTGTGATATGGAGAGAGGTCAACCCCAACTGGATGCCGCGTAAGCGCAACAAGAGGAGGTTTTTCCTCAAGCAGCTCGGAAGGGCCCTCGTGACTCCGCTGATCGAAAGAAGACGATGTCTGCCCCGCACGGGAGCTGCTGCCGCGGTTGTGAAAGATCTACGGATGGCCAGCTGTCGCGATCCACCTCCTCAATGGCGACCCGGAGAGGATGGCACAgcggcaacagcagcagcagcagcagccgccgCCTCCTCATCGGCAGGACCGACCTCGCCGGTCCCTGCCagtaagaggaagagatgtcaaGTCTGCCCGGTGAAGAAGGACCGTAAAACGTTCACCGTTTGTCGCGGGTGTAAGAGGCCTGTCTGCAAATCCTGTTCGCATGTATactgccccacatgccccaccgAGCTGGGCTTCGGCCAAGGAGAGGTTCCCGTTGACCCTGGACGACCTGCGGGAGTGTGTGCAGAAGACTGA